In Bacteroidia bacterium, a genomic segment contains:
- a CDS encoding cation-translocating P-type ATPase codes for MNWHYLSVEESLELTGSSPAGLTSAEAAAKLVEIGPNTLQEKKQKSAFLIFINQFKEFMSLVLIAAAIISGIVGDLTDSIIIVIIVILNAVIGFAQEYRAEKAIQALKQMAALQAVALRDGQTVKIPAAELVPGDIVLLEAGNVVPADMRLTESHSLRIDESALTGESVAVDKTSDQLASEDIPMADRLNLAYKGTLITNGRGQALVFATGMKTEIGKIAGMLQEEDALTPLQVRMADYARKLSFIVLGICAVLFGMGLLRGEDPMNMLLVSISLAVAAIPEALPALITIALAMGARRLARQNALIRHLPAVETLGSVSYICSDKTGTLTLNKMQVVAVEEAASSIPSFSDSTLSLGMALNHDVRTTAEGTLEGDPTEIALVEYAIEKSGREGYEKILTTFPRIAEIPFDSDRKCMTSIHAFGEKYLVFSKGAVEYISAHLRPAENTTEILAKSEKYGAKGLRVLAYAWKIMDHIPEPLSVEIIESELVFSGLAGMIDPPRPEVKLAIEECRTAGIKPVMITGDHPATAAAIASDIGILDENGLVLTGLELRNMSFEEFEEKVERVCVYARVSPEQKINIVKALQAKGHFVSMTGDGVNDAPSLRAANIGVAMGINGTDVSKESADMILLDDNFATIVKTVKEGRRIYDNIRKFVKYIMTCNSAEIWTIFLAPLLGLPIPLLPIHILWINLVTDGLPGLSLANEGAEADIMKQPPRKRSESLLAGGIALHILWVGILMAGVTLGVQAWAIEQQHVHWQTMVFTVLSLSQLGHVIAVRSEKIFLYKQGIFSNKPMLLTIVFTGILQLGIIYLPAANEIFKTQPLDLNELLICLGLSAVVFHAVEFEKWLKARNYFFKAIQSK; via the coding sequence ATGAATTGGCACTATTTGTCGGTTGAAGAATCTTTGGAACTTACGGGTTCCTCCCCGGCAGGCCTTACCTCCGCGGAAGCAGCTGCAAAACTGGTAGAAATCGGGCCTAATACTCTTCAAGAAAAAAAACAAAAGTCTGCCTTCCTGATTTTCATCAATCAGTTTAAAGAGTTTATGTCCCTGGTGTTGATTGCAGCTGCGATTATTTCGGGCATTGTCGGCGACCTGACTGACTCGATCATTATCGTGATAATCGTGATTTTAAATGCAGTCATTGGTTTTGCTCAGGAATACCGCGCAGAAAAGGCTATCCAGGCTCTTAAACAAATGGCAGCACTTCAGGCCGTTGCCCTTCGGGATGGACAAACCGTAAAAATTCCCGCTGCCGAACTTGTACCCGGCGATATCGTTTTGCTCGAAGCCGGCAATGTTGTCCCTGCTGATATGCGCCTGACAGAATCTCATAGTCTTCGTATCGATGAGTCTGCACTTACGGGTGAGTCTGTGGCGGTGGATAAAACCAGCGATCAGCTTGCTTCCGAAGATATCCCTATGGCTGATCGCCTCAACCTGGCTTATAAAGGTACGCTTATTACCAACGGCAGAGGCCAGGCATTGGTATTTGCGACAGGTATGAAGACGGAGATCGGGAAAATTGCCGGTATGCTACAGGAGGAAGACGCCTTGACACCTCTTCAGGTCCGGATGGCAGACTATGCGCGAAAATTGTCTTTTATCGTATTGGGCATTTGTGCGGTTTTATTTGGTATGGGGTTGCTTCGGGGAGAAGATCCGATGAATATGTTGCTGGTTTCCATCAGCCTTGCGGTGGCCGCGATACCCGAGGCGTTGCCTGCCCTCATCACCATCGCCCTGGCGATGGGTGCCAGGCGTCTCGCCCGGCAAAATGCCCTCATTCGCCACCTCCCGGCAGTAGAGACGCTGGGTTCTGTGTCTTATATTTGTTCAGATAAAACCGGCACACTCACCCTCAATAAAATGCAGGTCGTTGCCGTGGAGGAAGCAGCATCCTCTATTCCCTCATTCAGCGATTCTACCCTCAGTCTGGGGATGGCGTTAAACCATGATGTGAGGACCACGGCTGAAGGTACGCTGGAAGGCGACCCAACGGAGATTGCCCTTGTCGAATACGCCATCGAAAAATCGGGCAGAGAGGGGTATGAAAAAATTCTCACAACCTTCCCCCGTATCGCGGAAATTCCCTTTGACTCCGACAGGAAGTGTATGACCTCAATCCACGCTTTCGGAGAAAAATATCTTGTATTTTCCAAGGGTGCGGTGGAATATATTTCGGCACATCTTCGGCCAGCGGAAAATACTACAGAGATTCTTGCGAAAAGTGAAAAATATGGCGCAAAGGGCCTCCGGGTACTGGCCTATGCCTGGAAAATCATGGATCATATCCCCGAACCGTTGAGCGTGGAAATCATAGAAAGCGAACTGGTATTTTCAGGCCTGGCGGGCATGATCGATCCGCCCAGACCGGAGGTAAAACTCGCAATCGAAGAGTGCCGCACTGCGGGTATCAAGCCGGTCATGATTACCGGAGATCACCCTGCCACAGCAGCTGCCATTGCCAGTGATATCGGTATTTTGGATGAAAATGGTCTCGTACTTACTGGTTTGGAGCTGCGAAATATGTCTTTTGAGGAGTTTGAGGAAAAGGTAGAGCGCGTATGTGTATATGCCCGGGTAAGCCCCGAGCAAAAAATCAACATCGTAAAAGCCCTTCAGGCCAAAGGCCACTTTGTATCGATGACCGGTGACGGAGTAAATGATGCGCCATCGCTTCGCGCGGCTAATATCGGTGTCGCCATGGGCATCAATGGAACAGACGTGAGCAAAGAGTCAGCCGATATGATTTTGCTGGATGACAATTTTGCCACGATTGTCAAAACCGTTAAAGAGGGGCGACGGATCTATGACAATATCCGCAAGTTTGTGAAGTACATAATGACCTGCAACAGTGCAGAGATCTGGACGATATTTCTCGCCCCCTTGCTGGGATTGCCGATACCACTGTTGCCAATTCATATCCTGTGGATCAATCTGGTCACAGATGGCCTGCCCGGACTTTCATTGGCAAATGAAGGCGCAGAAGCAGACATCATGAAACAACCACCCAGAAAACGCAGCGAAAGCCTGTTGGCAGGCGGAATCGCCTTGCATATTCTGTGGGTCGGAATATTAATGGCAGGCGTTACCCTTGGCGTGCAGGCATGGGCTATTGAGCAACAACATGTACACTGGCAGACAATGGTTTTTACGGTGTTGTCCTTATCTCAGCTTGGACATGTGATTGCGGTGAGGAGTGAGAAAATATTTTTATACAAACAGGGGATTTTCTCCAATAAACCGATGCTGCTCACGATCGTGTTCACAGGTATTTTACAATTGGGAATCATTTATCTGCCGGCAGCGAATGAAATATTTAAAACGCAGCCACTGGACCTGAATGAGCTGTTGATTTGTCTGGGATTATCGGCAGTGGTTTTCCATGCAGTGGAGTTTGAAAAATGGCTGAAGGCGCGAAATTATTTTTTCAAAGCCATCCAGTCTAAATGA
- a CDS encoding Uma2 family endonuclease, with protein MITNHNKQLINELLALPDAPVILKEINAILEEERTRRNTFYNNISEFEKAEFINGEIIIHSPVKKEHNDVTGSLYQLLNTYVKKKKLGYVGYEKIMISLSRNDYEPDICFFQNEKAQTFKKGQSLFPAPDLVIEVLSTKTAGNDRGIKFSDYQAHQIREYWIIDPDKEILEQYRLNDQNEYELILKARKGMLDCVPVNGFKIEIEAVFDEDKNLEELLRILNL; from the coding sequence ATGATAACCAACCATAATAAACAACTAATAAATGAGCTACTGGCACTCCCGGACGCGCCCGTAATTCTCAAAGAGATAAATGCCATACTAGAAGAAGAAAGAACTCGAAGAAACACTTTTTACAACAATATATCGGAGTTTGAAAAAGCGGAATTTATCAACGGGGAAATTATCATTCACTCCCCGGTAAAAAAAGAACATAATGATGTAACCGGTTCTTTATATCAACTACTTAATACATACGTCAAAAAAAAGAAACTCGGTTATGTGGGGTATGAAAAAATCATGATTTCCTTATCCCGAAATGATTATGAGCCGGATATCTGTTTCTTCCAAAATGAAAAAGCCCAAACTTTTAAAAAAGGGCAAAGTTTATTTCCCGCCCCGGACCTTGTGATTGAAGTACTATCCACCAAAACTGCCGGAAATGACCGGGGAATCAAGTTTTCGGATTATCAGGCTCATCAGATACGGGAATATTGGATTATTGACCCAGATAAAGAAATACTGGAACAATATCGCCTCAATGACCAAAACGAATACGAGTTAATTCTTAAAGCCCGCAAAGGAATGCTGGATTGTGTGCCTGTGAACGGTTTTAAAATCGAGATTGAAGCAGTATTTGATGAAGACAAAAACCTTGAAGAACTACTGCGAATCTTAAATCTGTAA
- a CDS encoding VOC family protein, protein MKFRFARHTNNLEKLKSFYTDVLGFDLLGGFEDHDNYNGIFLGYKNAGWHLEFTESDQPANHTFDEDDILVFYPESEEKYTRLLAHLREHQVEFIQPQNPYWSENGVMILDPDGYRVVIAATR, encoded by the coding sequence ATGAAATTCAGATTTGCGCGACATACAAACAACCTCGAAAAGCTAAAAAGCTTTTATACCGATGTGCTCGGCTTTGACTTATTGGGTGGTTTTGAGGATCACGACAATTATAACGGGATATTTCTGGGATATAAAAATGCCGGCTGGCATCTGGAATTTACAGAATCCGACCAGCCGGCAAATCATACATTTGACGAGGATGATATTTTGGTTTTTTACCCCGAATCGGAAGAAAAATATACCCGGCTTTTAGCACACCTTCGGGAACATCAGGTGGAATTTATCCAGCCCCAAAACCCCTATTGGTCGGAAAATGGCGTGATGATTCTCGATCCTGATGGTTATCGGGTGGTGATTGCAGCAACCCGCTAA
- a CDS encoding glycoside hydrolase family 127 protein: protein MKKLCFWLSSAFLIACQPSPQSSAPSHDYPIHPVPFTNVLIDGGFWLPRLDTNRKVTIPYDFQKCEETGRINNFAIAGGLIKGEFRGKRYDDSDVYKVIEGASYSLKTHPDPALEAYLDSLIVKIAAAQEDDGYLYTTRTVNPDKPIDATPGRWSNMYRDHELYNVGHMYEAAVAHFQATGKRTLLDVALKNADLLTRTFGPGLKSGVSGHQEIEIGLAKLYRTTGEKKYLDLARFFLDERGKEALTDTTGKDFAYIQNHLPVTEQSEAVGHAVRAGYMYSGMADIGALTGDTAYIQAIDRLWENVVNKKMYITGGIGSRPHGEAFGDDYELPNATAYNETCAAIANMFWNYRLFLLHGDAQYMDIFERILYNGFLGGVSLDGNSFFYPNVLETAGDNLRQPWFSTACCPVNVVRFLPSLPGYAYASKDKEIYINLFLSSTATVQMPEQSVVIHQQTDYPWAGKVNFTVTPEQEDTFSVAIRIPGWADNRPVPGDLYQYPNRTNRNMFLRVNGELIYPQMKNGFAHIIRSWKAGDKVELELPMSVRRVVANEAVAEDRGKVALERGPIVYCAESVDNGGKALNLNMPEAGKFEVNFRPDLLGGINVVTGTAIQEGMEVPFTAIPYYARAHRGSVEMRVWFPVQ, encoded by the coding sequence ATGAAAAAACTATGTTTCTGGTTGAGCTCAGCCTTTCTGATTGCCTGTCAGCCATCCCCCCAATCGTCTGCGCCTTCCCATGATTACCCTATTCATCCGGTTCCTTTTACCAATGTATTGATTGACGGAGGGTTTTGGCTCCCGCGGCTGGACACAAACCGCAAGGTAACTATTCCCTACGATTTCCAGAAATGTGAGGAGACCGGGCGGATCAATAATTTTGCCATCGCGGGCGGATTAATAAAAGGCGAGTTTCGCGGCAAAAGATACGACGATTCTGACGTGTATAAAGTGATCGAAGGGGCGTCCTATTCGCTCAAAACGCATCCTGACCCTGCACTGGAAGCATATCTCGATTCGCTGATTGTAAAAATTGCCGCAGCTCAGGAAGACGACGGATATCTCTACACCACCCGTACGGTCAATCCCGACAAACCGATCGATGCCACGCCCGGTCGCTGGTCCAATATGTACAGGGACCACGAACTCTACAATGTCGGGCATATGTATGAAGCCGCTGTAGCGCATTTTCAGGCGACGGGAAAACGCACCCTGCTGGATGTAGCACTGAAAAATGCAGATTTACTTACCCGGACATTTGGTCCAGGTCTGAAATCGGGTGTATCAGGTCATCAGGAAATTGAAATTGGCCTTGCCAAACTGTATCGCACCACCGGCGAAAAAAAATACCTGGATCTGGCCCGTTTTTTCCTCGACGAAAGAGGCAAAGAAGCCCTCACAGATACCACAGGCAAAGACTTTGCCTATATCCAAAATCACCTGCCGGTGACAGAGCAGTCGGAAGCCGTAGGGCATGCCGTAAGGGCGGGATATATGTATTCGGGGATGGCTGACATTGGTGCGCTGACTGGAGATACGGCCTATATTCAGGCGATCGACAGGTTGTGGGAGAATGTAGTCAATAAAAAAATGTACATCACCGGAGGAATCGGTTCCCGACCCCATGGCGAAGCCTTTGGCGACGACTATGAGTTACCCAACGCAACCGCTTACAATGAAACCTGTGCGGCCATCGCCAATATGTTTTGGAACTACCGCCTGTTTCTCCTACACGGAGACGCGCAGTATATGGATATATTTGAGCGAATTCTTTACAACGGTTTCCTCGGAGGGGTGTCGCTGGACGGGAACTCATTTTTTTATCCGAATGTACTGGAAACCGCAGGCGACAACCTGCGACAGCCATGGTTTAGCACAGCCTGTTGTCCGGTAAATGTGGTGAGATTTCTTCCTTCTTTACCCGGCTATGCCTACGCCTCCAAAGACAAAGAAATTTATATCAACCTTTTCCTCAGCAGTACAGCGACTGTTCAGATGCCTGAGCAATCAGTGGTTATTCACCAGCAGACGGATTACCCATGGGCGGGAAAAGTAAATTTCACGGTTACACCTGAGCAGGAAGACACCTTCAGCGTTGCCATCAGAATCCCCGGCTGGGCTGATAACCGGCCTGTGCCGGGCGACCTGTATCAGTATCCCAACCGCACCAACCGCAATATGTTTTTGCGGGTGAATGGGGAATTGATTTATCCACAGATGAAAAATGGATTTGCCCATATCATTCGAAGCTGGAAAGCGGGAGACAAAGTTGAGTTGGAACTCCCTATGTCGGTGCGAAGAGTAGTAGCCAACGAAGCTGTAGCCGAAGACCGCGGCAAGGTAGCACTGGAGCGCGGCCCGATCGTGTACTGCGCAGAAAGTGTAGACAATGGCGGCAAAGCGCTCAATCTAAATATGCCTGAAGCAGGTAAGTTTGAGGTAAATTTCAGGCCTGACCTGCTGGGAGGTATAAATGTCGTTACCGGCACTGCTATTCAGGAAGGTATGGAAGTGCCCTTTACGGCTATTCCCTACTACGCCCGCGCCCATCGCGGCAGCGTCGAAATGCGGGTTTGGTTTCCCGTACAGTAA
- a CDS encoding DUF4344 domain-containing metallopeptidase, whose translation MGNRSLSFGSILLGAGVIFFFLIRMEIIRPVEWFVDPAPAIIEAPDEGGFVLLTSLNRSQGGFYVSRAGQVVRNSGLFNDLIQNLNKAIVLPKNISILVQPCGAVDAHYDPAKSQILFCDEFFYQEEQIFSPYYQDQAQFTDAVLGATAFTLFHEIGHALVDQLKLPVLGREEDAADQIATYLLVMSGASEQAFHGGEFFAYLAQNYQPGHSFPYWDEHGLNEQRFFNIACWLYGYDPGRYAFLVANQVLPLDRAQRCPSESAQSAQTMAQLLGPYMRQ comes from the coding sequence ATGGGAAACCGCAGCCTTAGTTTTGGATCCATTCTGCTGGGTGCAGGTGTGATCTTTTTCTTTTTGATCCGCATGGAAATCATTCGTCCTGTTGAGTGGTTTGTCGATCCGGCACCAGCAATTATCGAAGCGCCTGATGAAGGCGGGTTTGTTTTGCTTACCAGTCTGAATCGCTCCCAGGGAGGGTTTTATGTTTCCCGTGCGGGTCAGGTCGTCAGAAACAGTGGACTGTTCAACGATTTAATTCAAAATCTTAACAAGGCCATTGTCTTACCCAAAAACATTTCCATCCTGGTTCAGCCTTGCGGAGCGGTAGATGCGCATTACGATCCGGCGAAATCGCAGATTTTATTTTGTGATGAGTTTTTCTATCAGGAAGAGCAAATTTTTAGTCCTTACTATCAGGACCAGGCTCAATTTACCGATGCGGTACTAGGTGCGACTGCCTTTACGCTCTTTCACGAAATCGGGCATGCCCTGGTTGATCAGCTGAAACTACCCGTGTTGGGCCGCGAAGAGGATGCCGCCGACCAGATCGCTACGTATTTGCTGGTGATGTCCGGTGCTTCCGAACAAGCCTTTCATGGCGGAGAGTTTTTTGCCTATCTGGCGCAAAACTATCAGCCAGGGCATAGTTTTCCCTACTGGGACGAACATGGGCTCAACGAGCAGCGTTTTTTTAATATCGCCTGCTGGCTCTACGGTTACGATCCGGGACGTTATGCTTTTCTCGTCGCCAATCAGGTATTGCCACTTGACCGGGCACAGCGGTGCCCGTCAGAATCAGCGCAAAGCGCGCAGACCATGGCCCAATTGTTGGGGCCATATATGAGGCAATAG
- a CDS encoding response regulator — translation MKKYSTTSRYTLIGSAIGLFFPLLAAIVEIKILGLAINPLNLWVAQKEQPLLWIIDLAPLFLGFLSWMVGKKQDTLSALNDNLENQVVQRTKELIQKNQDLHQEITERVHVEENLIRARLTAENAAKARSEFLSNMSHEIRTPLNAIIGLTGLLSETILEAEQADFVNIVRMSGESLLCIINDILDYSKIESGKMELEEHPFALIDPIEDAFDLLSTKANEKNLELIYEVQDSVPAYISGDITRIRQILVNLVSNAVKFTDSGEIFVHVKSLGKKGDLHILRFAVKDSGIGIPADRVDKLFKSFSQVDASTTRKYGGTGLGLAICNKLVSLMGGEIGVESVEGSGSTFYFTLQVPIAKDVGKGLYFPSQTINEVLIVDDNEANLKILTSRLKKWGLKVSQTNLPLKALSMFSDPHFQPSVVIVDLNMPLMDGVTLAKEIRQIRGDSVNLIMLSSSGNPENQDDRQWFNSWQIKPVRNEQLFNAVFRTVTLPSKEKTNNASPSRPERAVGSLPIRILLAEDNTINQKVALRLLDKIGLRADVASNGAEAVLAASTISYDLILMDMQMPEKDGLEATREIRKNQGETTLQPIIIAMTANVMNEDRVRCMEAGMNDFLSKPVKLSEMEAMIDKWFLDSGKENVAQTISSIAPSTGQISE, via the coding sequence ATGAAAAAATATAGCACTACCAGTCGCTATACGCTGATTGGTAGTGCGATTGGTCTTTTTTTCCCTCTTCTGGCTGCTATAGTTGAGATTAAAATTCTGGGGTTAGCCATCAACCCTTTGAATTTATGGGTGGCTCAAAAAGAACAACCATTACTCTGGATTATCGACCTTGCGCCCCTTTTCCTTGGTTTTCTCTCATGGATGGTCGGTAAAAAGCAGGACACACTCTCTGCATTAAATGATAACCTGGAAAATCAGGTAGTTCAAAGAACCAAAGAACTCATCCAGAAGAATCAAGACCTTCATCAGGAAATCACAGAGCGGGTACATGTCGAGGAAAACCTGATACGGGCGAGATTGACCGCTGAAAATGCGGCGAAAGCCCGCTCCGAATTTTTGTCTAATATGAGTCATGAGATCAGAACGCCGCTCAATGCAATCATTGGTTTGACCGGGCTGTTATCAGAGACAATTCTGGAAGCTGAGCAGGCAGATTTTGTGAATATTGTCAGAATGAGTGGAGAATCCCTGCTGTGTATCATCAACGATATTTTGGACTACTCCAAAATTGAATCAGGCAAAATGGAGTTGGAAGAACATCCTTTTGCACTGATTGACCCGATTGAAGATGCCTTTGATCTGTTGAGTACCAAAGCCAATGAAAAAAACCTCGAACTGATCTACGAAGTACAGGATTCCGTTCCAGCCTATATTTCGGGCGATATTACCCGGATAAGGCAGATATTGGTAAACCTTGTGAGCAATGCCGTTAAGTTTACTGACTCGGGTGAGATCTTCGTCCATGTAAAAAGTCTGGGTAAAAAAGGGGATTTGCACATTCTCCGGTTTGCCGTGAAAGATAGTGGAATTGGCATTCCTGCAGACAGGGTGGATAAATTATTTAAGTCTTTCTCCCAGGTTGATGCATCTACCACGCGCAAATATGGCGGAACAGGATTGGGGCTTGCCATTTGCAACAAACTGGTGAGTCTGATGGGCGGGGAAATCGGCGTGGAAAGTGTAGAAGGATCAGGCAGCACATTCTATTTTACACTTCAGGTTCCCATTGCGAAAGATGTCGGCAAAGGACTATATTTTCCCTCACAAACAATAAATGAGGTATTGATTGTCGATGATAATGAGGCCAATCTGAAAATTTTGACCTCCCGTCTGAAAAAATGGGGATTGAAAGTTAGCCAGACTAATTTGCCTCTAAAAGCGCTGAGTATGTTTTCAGATCCGCATTTTCAGCCCTCAGTAGTGATTGTGGACCTGAATATGCCTTTGATGGATGGCGTTACCCTGGCAAAAGAAATCAGGCAGATCCGGGGGGACAGTGTCAATCTGATTATGCTGAGTTCCAGTGGTAATCCCGAAAATCAGGATGACCGCCAATGGTTTAATTCCTGGCAAATAAAGCCTGTCAGGAACGAACAACTGTTTAACGCTGTATTTAGAACAGTTACTTTACCTTCCAAAGAAAAAACCAATAACGCCAGTCCCTCCCGTCCTGAAAGAGCAGTTGGTTCACTTCCAATCAGGATTTTGCTGGCGGAAGATAATACGATCAATCAAAAGGTAGCACTTCGGCTGCTCGATAAAATAGGCCTGAGGGCCGATGTGGCCAGCAATGGAGCAGAAGCCGTATTGGCTGCAAGTACCATATCTTATGACCTGATCCTGATGGATATGCAAATGCCGGAGAAAGATGGGCTGGAAGCTACACGCGAAATCCGAAAAAATCAGGGAGAAACCACCCTTCAGCCCATTATTATTGCCATGACTGCCAATGTCATGAACGAAGACCGAGTACGATGCATGGAAGCCGGAATGAATGATTTTCTGTCCAAACCAGTCAAATTATCAGAGATGGAAGCAATGATTGACAAATGGTTTTTGGATTCGGGTAAGGAAAATGTGGCACAAACTATTTCTTCAATCGCTCCTTCGACAGGCCAAATATCAGAATAA
- a CDS encoding prolyl oligopeptidase family serine peptidase has protein sequence MKHFGFLFAILAGLLVFGFSQEKVKLSPEDYQRADFFQWKNVRNHLYTSEVTPHWLPDNSGFWYEEITREGTHRKRADLREMEILDYLAVDSTFRTSVDPLISRSPDGKWLAFARDFNLFVRNTETGEEIALSTAGKKNYEYGATYGWFDLMEGETENRPQNFSVQWSYDSKKILTQICDFTRAEKMYLLDWAKPELFRPRLLSYYRGSPGDTTLIYEIPVIFDLEKLTETRIDIKPVPHFIPLRLEWSADGQRLFGGTWERGFKKMDILSVNATDGAVKVLYSEESPTHVDNRMFTMVINEQIQKIFFTSERNGWNQLYAVGIADGKLETVTHGEFVIWRIVHTDAEEKMFYFLASGKEKGRNPYFSHLYCVGFDGTGMKLLTKEDAHHEVDFSPDGRYFVDNYSTVGQPTISVLRNARNGKTLMELSKADASDLYRKGWKNPEPFVATGRDGKTEIYGALWKPTNFDPARKYPIIDASYTGPHTQVFPKSFLEGLRNNNQPLAELGFIVVAVDGMGTIGRGRAFSDVSYKNMGYNLTDHVLAIRQLGKKYSWIDTTRVGIFGHSAGGYDAAHGLLQFPDFYKVGVASSGDHDFRMEKAWWPEMYMGWPVDSAYHQQSNITMAANLKGKLLIVHGGLDHNVNPSTTFKLAEAFVNAGKDFDMLILPSQEHGYRGNAQDFFTKKRWNYFVTHLLGAEPVWDYETKSR, from the coding sequence ATGAAACATTTTGGGTTCCTTTTTGCGATTCTCGCTGGTTTGTTAGTTTTTGGTTTTTCTCAGGAAAAGGTAAAACTTTCACCGGAAGATTATCAGCGGGCAGATTTTTTTCAGTGGAAAAACGTCCGAAATCACCTCTATACCTCCGAAGTTACCCCCCATTGGTTGCCAGACAATTCTGGGTTTTGGTACGAAGAAATAACCAGGGAAGGAACTCACCGAAAACGCGCAGACTTGCGGGAAATGGAAATTCTCGATTACCTGGCCGTGGATTCCACTTTTCGCACCTCCGTCGATCCGCTCATTTCGCGTTCTCCCGATGGAAAATGGCTGGCATTTGCCAGAGATTTTAATCTTTTTGTGCGCAATACCGAAACCGGTGAAGAAATTGCGCTCAGTACAGCCGGAAAGAAAAACTATGAATATGGTGCTACCTATGGCTGGTTTGACCTGATGGAAGGGGAAACCGAAAATCGCCCTCAAAATTTTAGTGTTCAGTGGTCCTATGATTCAAAAAAAATACTGACCCAAATCTGCGACTTTACCCGGGCCGAAAAAATGTATCTGCTCGACTGGGCTAAACCAGAATTGTTTCGTCCGCGACTTCTTTCCTATTATCGGGGTTCTCCGGGAGATACAACGCTTATTTATGAAATTCCGGTGATTTTTGATCTTGAAAAATTGACCGAGACGCGGATCGATATAAAACCCGTTCCTCATTTTATTCCGCTGAGACTGGAATGGTCGGCAGATGGACAAAGGCTTTTTGGGGGAACCTGGGAGAGAGGATTTAAAAAAATGGATATTCTTTCTGTGAATGCAACGGATGGGGCTGTCAAGGTTCTTTATTCGGAAGAAAGTCCCACACATGTGGACAACCGCATGTTTACGATGGTGATCAATGAACAAATACAAAAAATATTTTTCACTTCTGAGCGAAATGGATGGAACCAGTTATATGCAGTGGGAATAGCGGATGGTAAACTGGAAACAGTGACCCACGGGGAGTTTGTGATCTGGCGAATTGTCCATACTGATGCCGAGGAAAAGATGTTTTATTTCCTCGCTTCCGGGAAGGAAAAAGGTCGTAATCCCTATTTCTCTCATTTGTATTGTGTGGGTTTTGACGGCACAGGGATGAAACTGCTTACCAAAGAAGATGCTCACCATGAAGTAGACTTTTCTCCCGATGGCCGGTATTTTGTCGATAATTATTCTACTGTCGGCCAACCCACGATTTCTGTATTGCGCAATGCGCGAAATGGAAAAACTCTGATGGAGCTTTCCAAAGCCGATGCATCTGATCTGTACCGAAAAGGATGGAAAAACCCCGAACCATTTGTAGCCACCGGGCGTGATGGCAAAACGGAAATTTATGGCGCACTGTGGAAACCGACCAATTTTGATCCCGCCAGGAAGTACCCTATTATCGATGCCAGTTATACCGGTCCGCACACTCAGGTGTTTCCTAAAAGTTTTTTGGAAGGCCTGCGCAACAACAATCAGCCCCTGGCAGAACTGGGATTTATTGTCGTCGCAGTCGATGGTATGGGCACGATCGGCAGAGGACGAGCCTTTTCAGATGTTTCGTATAAAAATATGGGTTACAATTTGACTGACCATGTGCTGGCAATACGTCAGTTGGGGAAAAAATATTCCTGGATAGACACAACAAGGGTTGGGATTTTTGGCCATTCTGCCGGAGGATATGATGCCGCACACGGGCTGTTGCAGTTTCCCGATTTTTATAAAGTAGGCGTAGCTTCTTCCGGTGACCATGATTTCCGTATGGAAAAAGCCTGGTGGCCAGAGATGTATATGGGCTGGCCGGTGGATTCTGCTTACCATCAGCAGTCCAACATTACGATGGCGGCAAACCTAAAGGGAAAATTGCTAATTGTGCATGGCGGACTGGATCATAATGTAAATCCATCCACAACTTTCAAGCTGGCAGAAGCTTTTGTAAATGCCGGGAAAGATTTTGATATGCTCATTTTGCCCAGCCAGGAGCACGGATACAGAGGAAATGCGCAAGATTTTTTTACTAAAAAACGGTGGAACTACTTTGTCACTCATTTGTTGGGAGCAGAACCTGTCTGGGATTACGAAACTAAATCAAGGTGA